A stretch of the Vitis riparia cultivar Riparia Gloire de Montpellier isolate 1030 chromosome 13, EGFV_Vit.rip_1.0, whole genome shotgun sequence genome encodes the following:
- the LOC117929264 gene encoding protein DMP6-like has protein sequence MEIKVEDEEFQIPNGQKVPLLQDMAMPRAEEKTLIQKAISQTFQSTAHLANLLPTGTVLAFQILSPIFSNQGDCDPVSRFMTAALVALCGVSCFLACFTDSIRDKDRNVCYGLATFRGLWVIDGSATITPELAAKYRLRFIDFMHAFMSILVFAAITLFDENVVQCFYPTPSDETKELLAALPVGIGVICSMLFVVFPTQRHGIGFPLSAN, from the coding sequence ATGGAAATCAAGGTTGAAGATGAGGAATTCCAGATTCCTAATGGCCAGAAAGTCCCTCTCCTGCAAGACATGGCCATGCCCCGAGCGGAAGAGAAGACTCTGATACAGAAGGCCATTAGCCAGACATTCCAGAGCACAGCTCATTTAGCCAATCTTTTGCCCACTGGAACTGTTCTTGCTTTCCAGATTCTGTCACCCATTTTTTCAAACCAAGGGGACTGTGATCCTGTCAGCCGATTCATGACTGCAGCTCTCGTAGCCCTTTGTGGGGTGTCGTGTTTTCTAGCGTGCTTCACTGACAGCATCAGGGACAAGGACAGAAATGTTTGTTATGGGTTGGCCACATTCCGGGGCTTGTGGGTTATTGATGGATCAGCTACCATCACACCTGAACTTGCGGCAAAATATCGTTTGAGGTTTATCGATTTCATGCATGCCTTCATGTCAATACTAGTCTTTGCAGCCATTACACTGTTTGATGAGAATGTGGTGCAGTGCTTCTACCCAACACCATCAGATGAAACCAAGGAGCTCCTCGCAGCACTCCCAGTTGGGATTGGAGTCATCTGCAGTATGTTGTTTGTTGTGTTCCCCACCCAGCGCCATGGAATTGGCTTCCCCCTCTCTGCGAACTAA
- the LOC117929260 gene encoding LOW QUALITY PROTEIN: pentatricopeptide repeat-containing protein At5g46100-like (The sequence of the model RefSeq protein was modified relative to this genomic sequence to represent the inferred CDS: inserted 1 base in 1 codon), with translation MGSKTVIKWSKQIKSAQVAQLIKAERDIQKAIVIFDSATAEYTNGFRHSHQTFSLMISRLVSANHFRLAEELLCRMKEEXCNITEDIFLSICRAYGRVHKPLDAVRVFRKMKEYECEPSQKSYITVFAILVGENQLKLALRFYRYMREMGIPPSVASLNVLIKALCKNSGTMDAALRIFREMPNRGCPPDSYTYGTLINGLCRLGKIGEAKELFKEMETKACSPTVVTYTSLIHGLCQSKDLDSAIRLLEEMASKGIKPNVFTYSSLMDGHCKSGCSSRALELLDMMVSRRHLPNMITYSTLVHGLCKEGKLQEAVEILDRMKLQGLRPDAGLYGKIISGFCDICKFHEAANFLDEMVLGGISPNRLTWSLHVRIHNIVVQGLCTEHPNRAFQLYLSMRTRGISIDAKTFDSLVNYFCNKGDLHKAAHLVDEMVLDGCIPDEVTWNAVVGAFWDRRKVREAAELVQGEPWTTCMIFLNAKSFIRAAPIKAVFQTVLLMARRTFCFA, from the exons ATGGGCAGCAAGACGGTTATCAAATGGTCAAAGCAAATCAAATCAGCCCAAGTTGCGCAATTGATAAAAGCAGAAAGGGATATACAGAAAGCTATTGTCATATTTGATTCCGCAACAGCAGAGTATACTAATGGGTTCCGGCATAGTCACCAAACATTCAGTCTTATGATCTCTAGATTAGTGTCTGCAAATCATTTCAGATTAGCTGAGGAACTTCTTTGTAGAATGAAGGAAG AATgcaatattacagaggacataTTCCTTTCCATTTGCAGAGCCTATGGTCGGGTTCATAAGCCACTGGATGCTGTCCGGGTTTTTCGCAAAATGAAGGAGTATGAGTGTGAGCCCAGCCAAAAATCATATATTACAGTCTTTGCTATTCTTGTTGGTGAAAACCAGTTAAAACTGGCTTTgagattttacagatatatgaGAGAAATGGGTATTCCACCTAGTGTTGCTTCCCTAAATGTTTTGATCAAAGCCCTCTGCAAAAATAGTGGAACAATGGATGCTGCTCTTCGGATATTTAGGGAGATGCCCAATCGAGGATGTCCTCCAGATTCATATACGTACGGTACTTTAATTAATGGGTTGTGTAGATTGGGAAAGATTGGTGAAGCAAAGGAGTTGTTTAAAGAGATGGAGACAAAAGCTTGTTCACCGACTGTTGTTACCTATACTTCTCTCATACATGGTTTATGCCAGTCTAAAGATTTGGATTCAGCTATTAGGTTGCTTGAAGAGATGGCAAGCAAGGGCATTAAACCCAACGTTTTTACTTACAGTTCTTTAATGGATGGTCATTGCAAGAGTGGGTGTTCATCACGAGCTCTGGAGTTATTGGACATGATGGTTAGCAGACGCCATTTGCCCAACATGATTACATACAGTACTTTAGTCCATGGACTTTGTAAAGAAGGAAAGCTTCAAGAAGCTGTGGAGATTCTTGACAGGATGAAGCTCCAAGGCTTGAGACCGGATGCAGGATTGTATGGGAAGATCATAAGTGGCTTCTGTGATATTTGCAAATTCCATGAGGCTGCAAACTTCCTTGATGAAATGGTCCTTGGGGGGATCTCCCCAAACCGACTAACTTGGAGCCTTCATGTTAGAATTCATAATATAGTGGTCCAAGGGCTTTGTACTGAGCATCCAAATCGAGCTTTTCAGTTATATCTAAGCATGCGGACAAGGGGCATTTCAATTGATGCCAAAACTTTTGATTCTCTTGTGAATTATTTCTGTAACAAAGGTGATCTGCACAAAGCTGCTCACCTTGTTGATGAGATGGTGCTTGACGGGTGCATTCCTGATGAGGTAACATGGAATGCTGTGGTAGGTGCATTTTGGGATCGAAGGAAGGTGCGGGAAGCTGCTGAACTTGTACAG GGAGAGCCTTGGACTACATGCATGATATTTCTGAATGCGAAGTCCTTCATACGAGCCGCTCCAATTAAAGCTGTATTTCAGACAGTTTTATTGATGGCCCGAAGAACTTTCTGTTTTGCATAG